From one Synechocystis sp. PCC 6803 substr. PCC-P genomic stretch:
- a CDS encoding DUF362 domain-containing protein, with protein sequence MVKSVSLLRSQSYEAGSLLASLRTLLEPLGGMGNFVKPGDRVLLKPNLLTGNRPGRECITRPEVVAAVAQLVQEAGGKPFMGDSPAFGSARGVAENNGYLPLLQALDIPIVEFRGGRYATDSDSFNHLRLSKEAMDADVVINLPKLKSHAQLTMTMGVKNLFGCVPGKMKAWWHMEAGKDANRFGEMLVETAKAIAPDLSILDGIMAHEGNGPMHGDPREVGLLAASPDVFALDFVITDILQLDPATIPTMAAQERLGLNPTAAELTFPLSHPRELVVDNWKLPEVLMPIDFGLPRVLRSTFKHFYIRFVKEPLHIYTGKA encoded by the coding sequence ATGGTCAAATCCGTTAGCTTGCTCCGGTCCCAATCCTACGAAGCGGGCAGTTTGCTGGCTTCCCTAAGAACTTTACTCGAACCCTTGGGGGGCATGGGCAACTTCGTCAAACCAGGCGATCGGGTTTTGCTGAAGCCCAATTTGTTGACTGGCAATCGGCCGGGCAGAGAATGTATTACCCGCCCCGAAGTGGTGGCCGCCGTGGCCCAACTGGTGCAGGAAGCGGGCGGTAAACCTTTCATGGGGGACAGTCCTGCGTTTGGTTCGGCTCGGGGCGTGGCAGAAAATAACGGTTACTTACCTCTGTTGCAAGCGTTAGACATTCCCATTGTGGAATTCCGAGGGGGACGCTACGCCACCGATAGTGATAGTTTTAACCATTTGCGCTTGTCCAAGGAGGCCATGGATGCGGATGTGGTGATTAACCTGCCCAAACTCAAGTCCCATGCCCAATTGACCATGACCATGGGGGTTAAAAATTTATTCGGTTGCGTCCCCGGCAAAATGAAAGCTTGGTGGCATATGGAGGCGGGCAAAGATGCGAATCGCTTTGGGGAAATGCTGGTGGAAACGGCCAAGGCGATCGCCCCGGATTTGAGTATTTTGGATGGCATTATGGCCCATGAAGGCAATGGCCCCATGCACGGCGACCCCAGGGAAGTGGGGTTATTGGCCGCTAGCCCCGACGTGTTTGCCTTGGATTTTGTTATTACCGATATTTTGCAACTAGACCCCGCTACTATTCCCACCATGGCGGCCCAGGAGCGCCTAGGACTAAATCCCACTGCGGCTGAATTGACCTTTCCCTTATCCCATCCCCGGGAGTTAGTGGTAGATAATTGGAAACTACCGGAAGTGTTGATGCCCATTGATTTTGGCCTGCCTAGGGTGTTGCGTTCCACGTTCAAACACTTTTACATTCGCTTTGTCAAAGAACCCTTACATATCTACACGGGGAAAGCCTAG
- a CDS encoding DUF29 domain-containing protein: MVAELHKTNTNLYETDYNLWVLETVAKLKNQDLDALDWENLIEEVEDLSRRDKHKLQSLLNHIFEHLLLIVYWQAEFIRNQGHWERKILNFRLQLLQVLEDNPSLRNYARDYLVEGYKKGRKLAAKHSQLPLSKFPEEPIATLEQVLDEDWLPQ, from the coding sequence ATGGTTGCTGAACTCCACAAAACCAATACAAATCTTTATGAGACAGATTACAATCTTTGGGTTTTAGAAACTGTTGCTAAACTTAAAAATCAAGACTTGGATGCTCTAGATTGGGAAAATTTAATTGAGGAGGTAGAAGATTTGAGTCGGCGCGATAAACATAAATTACAAAGTCTTCTCAATCATATTTTTGAACATCTCCTTTTGATTGTTTACTGGCAAGCAGAATTTATCCGGAATCAAGGGCATTGGGAAAGGAAAATCTTGAATTTCCGCCTACAGCTTCTCCAGGTGTTAGAGGATAATCCGAGTTTACGTAACTATGCAAGAGACTATTTAGTGGAGGGGTACAAAAAAGGTAGAAAATTAGCAGCTAAACATTCTCAACTTCCCCTCAGTAAATTTCCAGAGGAGCCCATTGCTACCCTTGAACAAGTACTGGATGAAGATTGGTTGCCACAGTAG
- a CDS encoding DUF29 domain-containing protein translates to MVAELRKTNTSLYETDYNLWILETVQKLQCRDLENLDWEYLIEEVLSLSRRDRHKLASLLTRLFEHLLKLGYWHSEKERNRNHWRREIRNFRLQIDRLLSDSPSLKPYLSEIFDKCYKNGISLASDSSGLSIENFPEQPIATFEQVLDEDWLP, encoded by the coding sequence ATGGTTGCCGAACTCCGCAAAACTAATACAAGTCTTTATGAGACGGATTACAATCTTTGGATTCTAGAAACCGTACAAAAGTTGCAATGCCGAGATTTAGAGAATCTAGACTGGGAATATTTGATTGAGGAGGTATTAAGCTTGAGTCGGCGAGATAGGCACAAACTAGCTAGTTTGCTAACCAGACTATTCGAGCATTTATTAAAGTTGGGCTATTGGCATTCAGAAAAAGAAAGAAACCGAAACCATTGGAGGCGAGAAATTCGCAATTTTCGTCTTCAAATTGACCGATTGCTAAGTGACAGCCCAAGCCTAAAACCTTATTTGTCAGAGATTTTTGATAAATGTTACAAAAATGGCATAAGTTTAGCTTCTGATAGTTCGGGCTTATCGATTGAAAATTTTCCCGAACAACCCATTGCTACCTTTGAACAAGTACTGGATGAAGATTGGTTGCCCTAG
- the sppA gene encoding signal peptide peptidase SppA produces the protein MKNFFQQMVASFFGTLAAIVVLLSLGATGLVLLFILVSAEADPVLEEKTALILDLAIPIQDTSPTLSLQQSLLGNQEEILPLRTVVNAIEKAAEDDRIVALLIDGRRSNQVDGYANLSEVQQALIKFKQSGKKIVAYGLNYSELGYYLAATADTILINPMGGVEINGLGAQPIFFTGALAKAGIGVQTLRVGSYKGAVEPYTRENLSPENRQQQQLLLNQIWQIYLTSVANNRSLTVPQLQAIASDQGLLFADIALREKLVDKVTYWDEVLAELKQAGVWINDPEKIEEQEEDKEFRKISLAEYHRLQNWETENHDQDPKIAIVYLEGSIVNGRGTWENIGGDRYGELLRTIRQDDDIKAVVLRINSPGGSASAADIIWREVELLQAQKPVIISMGNVAASGGYWIATAGEKIVAQPNTVTGSIGVFSILFNVENLGDRLGLNWDEVATGELANVGSSIKPKTELELAIFQRSVDQVYEIFLDKVGRARNLSPTALDSVAQGRVWTGLAAQKVGLVDQLGGLQTAVNLAAAQAELGEQWQVKEYPTPRGLNSLLWNNLIHGLTETNSVVLPPFLRTNWQQLEREWAELAQFNDPQGIYARLPFSWHFLNP, from the coding sequence ATGAAGAACTTTTTCCAACAAATGGTGGCTAGTTTCTTCGGAACATTGGCCGCCATTGTGGTTTTGCTTAGCCTTGGGGCCACTGGCTTGGTGTTGCTGTTCATACTGGTTTCGGCTGAGGCAGATCCAGTGCTAGAGGAAAAAACAGCCCTCATTCTCGACCTAGCGATCCCCATCCAAGATACCAGCCCTACTCTCAGTCTACAACAGAGTTTACTGGGTAATCAGGAAGAAATATTACCCCTGCGGACGGTGGTTAATGCCATTGAAAAGGCCGCCGAAGATGACCGCATTGTGGCCCTATTAATTGATGGTCGCCGCAGTAACCAAGTGGACGGTTACGCCAATTTAAGTGAAGTGCAACAGGCCCTAATTAAATTCAAACAATCGGGCAAAAAAATTGTTGCCTATGGTCTCAACTACAGCGAACTAGGCTACTATTTAGCTGCCACTGCCGATACCATTTTAATTAACCCCATGGGGGGAGTGGAAATAAATGGACTAGGGGCCCAGCCAATCTTTTTTACCGGGGCGTTGGCCAAGGCTGGCATTGGGGTGCAGACCCTACGGGTAGGCAGTTACAAGGGAGCCGTTGAACCCTATACCAGGGAAAATCTCAGCCCAGAAAATCGCCAACAACAACAGCTTTTGCTAAATCAAATTTGGCAAATTTATTTAACCAGTGTTGCTAATAATCGTTCCTTAACGGTGCCCCAACTCCAGGCGATCGCCAGTGACCAAGGGCTGCTCTTTGCTGACATCGCCCTAAGGGAAAAATTAGTAGACAAGGTGACCTATTGGGATGAAGTTTTGGCCGAGTTGAAACAGGCGGGAGTTTGGATTAATGACCCCGAGAAAATAGAAGAGCAGGAGGAAGATAAAGAGTTTAGAAAAATTAGTTTGGCCGAGTACCATCGCCTACAAAACTGGGAAACCGAAAACCACGACCAAGACCCTAAAATCGCCATTGTTTACCTCGAAGGCTCCATTGTTAATGGTCGGGGCACCTGGGAAAACATTGGTGGCGATCGTTATGGGGAACTATTGCGAACTATTCGCCAGGATGACGACATTAAAGCGGTGGTGCTGAGAATTAATAGTCCCGGTGGCAGTGCTAGTGCGGCGGATATTATCTGGCGGGAAGTGGAACTTTTACAGGCTCAAAAACCAGTGATTATTTCCATGGGCAATGTGGCAGCTTCTGGTGGTTATTGGATTGCCACCGCTGGGGAAAAAATTGTTGCCCAACCCAACACCGTCACCGGTTCCATTGGGGTTTTTAGCATTCTTTTCAACGTGGAAAATTTAGGCGATCGCCTGGGGTTAAACTGGGACGAAGTGGCCACGGGGGAACTAGCCAATGTGGGCTCCAGCATTAAACCTAAAACTGAGTTGGAGTTGGCCATTTTTCAACGGTCGGTGGATCAGGTTTACGAGATCTTTTTAGATAAGGTGGGTAGGGCCCGCAATTTATCTCCTACCGCTTTGGACTCCGTGGCCCAGGGCAGGGTTTGGACAGGATTGGCAGCACAAAAAGTGGGGCTAGTAGATCAACTGGGGGGATTGCAAACGGCTGTGAACCTAGCAGCGGCCCAAGCAGAATTAGGGGAGCAATGGCAGGTAAAGGAATACCCCACTCCCAGGGGATTAAATTCCCTCCTCTGGAACAATCTCATCCATGGTCTCACTGAAACTAACTCCGTGGTTCTACCGCCATTTTTGCGAACTAATTGGCAACAGTTGGAGCGGGAATGGGCAGAGTTGGCCCAATTTAATGATCCCCAAGGCATTTACGCCCGCTTGCCCTTTTCCTGGCATTTTCTTAATCCTTAA
- a CDS encoding ABC transporter substrate-binding protein, translating to MRWGNKVAMSRVAGQRKTAIAREKNPGQQNYLSGRSWGQKLISALLCCLALTFSLGGCFSPELKDQVVFSVLSDPKTFNAVLSQESPNVFGYIYEGLIRENPLTGERTPALAESWEISPDNLTITFTLKEGLRWSDGKPLTVDDVLFSYNDLYLNPKIPNNYRDSLKVGESQAEPKITKVGDRQVAFNIPEPFAPFLETAQFPILPAHILRETVEKTDENGNPLFLSTWGTNTPPDQIVVNGPYKLTRYVTSQRVIFSKNPYYWEKGPNGESLPYIPRVVWAIVESTDTSLLQFRSGSLDSLGVPPESFSLLKQEEERGNFVIYNGGPTYASSYLTFNLNQGKRQGKPLVDPIKSRWFNNLNFRQAIAYGIDRERMVNNIYRGLGEKQNSFIPVQSPFFNPDVKVYNYDPEKAQALLKAGGFTYNNQRQLLDDRGNRVRFVLNTNAGNKVREAMGTQIQEDLGKLGIQVDFSPISFGVLVDKLSNSLEWDAVVLGLTGGNDPHIPNVWYVKGNLHMFNQHPQAGAQPLEGQTVAPWEQNIADLALKGSQIIPQQERSLVYDQMQLEVQEYLPFIYLVSPYSLSAVRNRFCGIEYSALGGAFWNLPSISFCDNPPPPPSSQANRHFPGTGGE from the coding sequence ATGCGTTGGGGAAACAAAGTAGCAATGAGTAGGGTGGCGGGACAAAGAAAAACGGCGATCGCCAGGGAAAAAAATCCAGGCCAGCAAAATTACCTATCCGGTCGAAGTTGGGGGCAAAAATTAATCAGTGCTTTATTGTGTTGCCTTGCCCTGACGTTTTCATTGGGAGGTTGTTTTTCCCCGGAACTGAAAGACCAGGTGGTTTTTTCCGTGCTCAGTGACCCCAAAACTTTCAATGCGGTTCTGTCCCAAGAGTCCCCCAATGTTTTTGGTTATATCTACGAAGGGCTAATTAGGGAAAATCCTCTCACCGGGGAAAGAACGCCAGCCTTGGCGGAAAGTTGGGAAATATCACCGGACAATTTGACCATTACCTTTACCCTCAAGGAAGGTCTGCGTTGGTCTGACGGCAAACCCCTTACCGTAGATGATGTACTATTTTCCTATAATGATCTTTATTTAAACCCTAAAATTCCTAACAATTATCGGGACAGTTTAAAGGTAGGAGAAAGTCAAGCAGAACCGAAGATTACCAAAGTTGGCGATCGCCAGGTGGCATTTAATATTCCCGAACCCTTTGCTCCCTTTTTAGAAACAGCCCAATTTCCCATTTTGCCAGCCCATATTCTGCGGGAAACAGTGGAAAAAACCGATGAAAATGGTAATCCGTTATTTTTGAGTACCTGGGGCACCAATACCCCCCCGGACCAAATTGTGGTCAATGGTCCCTATAAATTAACCCGCTACGTTACCAGCCAACGGGTAATTTTTAGTAAAAATCCCTATTACTGGGAAAAGGGCCCCAACGGTGAGTCTTTACCCTACATCCCCAGGGTGGTGTGGGCCATTGTGGAAAGCACTGACACATCTTTGTTGCAATTTCGTTCTGGCAGTTTGGATTCCCTCGGAGTGCCACCAGAATCCTTTTCTCTGCTCAAACAGGAAGAAGAAAGGGGTAATTTTGTCATCTATAACGGCGGTCCCACCTACGCCAGTAGCTATTTAACCTTTAATCTCAACCAAGGTAAGCGCCAGGGTAAACCCCTAGTGGATCCGATTAAATCCCGGTGGTTTAATAATCTCAATTTTCGTCAGGCGATCGCCTATGGCATTGACCGGGAAAGAATGGTTAATAACATTTACCGAGGGTTGGGGGAAAAACAAAATTCCTTTATTCCTGTGCAATCTCCCTTTTTTAATCCCGATGTCAAAGTCTATAACTATGACCCAGAAAAAGCGCAAGCATTACTGAAAGCCGGGGGCTTTACCTACAACAATCAACGGCAATTATTGGATGATCGGGGTAACCGTGTCCGCTTTGTGCTTAATACCAATGCTGGCAATAAAGTGCGGGAAGCCATGGGGACCCAAATTCAAGAAGATTTGGGAAAACTTGGCATTCAAGTGGACTTTAGCCCCATTAGTTTTGGCGTGTTGGTGGACAAATTAAGCAACAGTTTGGAATGGGATGCGGTGGTTTTGGGCCTAACCGGCGGCAACGATCCCCATATACCTAATGTTTGGTATGTTAAGGGCAATTTACACATGTTTAATCAGCATCCCCAGGCCGGAGCCCAACCTTTAGAGGGACAAACAGTGGCCCCCTGGGAGCAGAACATTGCCGATTTAGCTCTTAAAGGTTCCCAAATTATTCCCCAGCAGGAACGGAGCCTAGTTTACGACCAAATGCAACTGGAAGTGCAGGAATATTTGCCCTTTATCTACTTGGTAAGTCCCTATTCCCTTTCAGCAGTGCGGAACCGCTTCTGTGGCATTGAATATTCTGCCCTAGGGGGAGCGTTCTGGAATTTGCCTTCCATCAGTTTTTGCGATAATCCACCACCACCGCCATCATCCCAAGCTAATCGTCATTTTCCTGGGACTGGGGGGGAGTAG
- the hemA gene encoding glutamyl-tRNA reductase has translation MNIAVVGLSHKTAPVEIREKLSIQEAKLEEALTHLRSYPHIEEVTVISTCNRLEIYAVVTDTEKGVVEITQFLSETGNIPLATLRRYLFTLLHEDAVRHLMRVAAGLESLVLGEGQILAQVRTTHKLGQKYKGVGRLLDRLFKQAITAGRRVRTETDIGTGAVSISSAAVELVHRQVDLSSQKTVIIGAGKMACLLVKHLLAKGATDITIVNRSQRRSQDLANQFPQAQLTLCPLTDMFTAIAAGDIVFTSTGATEPILNCENLTGCVINRKSLMLVDISVPRNVAADVHAMEQVRAFNVDDLKEVVAQNQASRRQMARQAEALLEEEIAAFDLWWRSLETVPTISSLRSKVEDIREQELEKALSRLGSEFAEKHQEVIEALTRGIVNKILHEPMVQLRAQQDIEARKQCLRSLKMLFDLEVEEQFG, from the coding sequence ATGAATATTGCCGTTGTGGGACTGAGCCATAAGACAGCCCCGGTGGAAATTCGCGAAAAACTCAGCATCCAAGAAGCTAAGTTGGAAGAAGCGCTAACCCATCTGCGGAGTTATCCCCACATCGAAGAAGTCACTGTCATTAGTACTTGTAACCGCCTGGAAATTTACGCGGTGGTGACGGACACAGAAAAGGGAGTGGTGGAAATTACCCAATTCCTTTCTGAAACTGGCAATATTCCCCTGGCAACCCTACGGCGTTATTTGTTTACCCTCCTCCACGAAGATGCGGTGCGCCATTTGATGCGGGTGGCCGCTGGGCTGGAAAGTTTGGTGCTCGGAGAAGGACAAATCCTGGCTCAGGTGCGTACTACCCATAAGTTGGGGCAAAAATATAAAGGGGTGGGTCGTCTGCTCGATCGCCTATTTAAACAGGCCATTACCGCCGGTCGTCGGGTCAGAACCGAAACGGATATTGGTACAGGAGCCGTGTCCATCAGTTCCGCCGCTGTGGAGTTAGTCCATCGTCAAGTGGATTTATCGAGCCAAAAAACTGTCATCATCGGGGCTGGTAAAATGGCCTGTCTGTTGGTGAAACATCTATTAGCTAAAGGAGCCACGGACATCACCATTGTTAACCGCTCCCAACGTCGTTCCCAGGATTTAGCCAACCAATTCCCCCAAGCCCAGTTAACCCTTTGTCCCCTGACGGATATGTTTACGGCGATCGCCGCTGGGGATATTGTCTTTACCAGCACTGGGGCCACGGAACCAATTTTAAACTGCGAGAATTTGACTGGCTGTGTGATCAACCGCAAAAGCTTGATGTTAGTGGATATTTCCGTCCCCCGGAACGTGGCCGCTGATGTCCACGCTATGGAACAGGTGCGGGCTTTTAATGTGGATGACCTGAAAGAAGTAGTCGCCCAAAACCAAGCCAGCCGCCGACAAATGGCACGCCAAGCTGAAGCATTACTCGAAGAAGAAATTGCCGCCTTTGACCTCTGGTGGCGATCGCTAGAAACGGTACCCACCATCAGTTCCCTCCGCAGTAAGGTGGAAGATATCCGGGAACAGGAATTGGAAAAAGCCCTTTCCCGCCTGGGCAGCGAGTTTGCCGAAAAACATCAAGAAGTAATCGAAGCCCTCACCAGGGGCATTGTCAACAAAATTCTCCACGAACCCATGGTGCAACTGCGGGCCCAGCAGGATATCGAAGCCCGTAAGCAATGCCTACGCTCCCTGAAGATGCTGTTTGACTTGGAAGTGGAAGAACAATTCGGTTAG
- a CDS encoding Ycf51 family protein: MDVTIYLRWSAYATIASFIFMVLAFVFRWGFRFRLVGVTSFMTVLTIGIFGLGLGMFDRPTVEGSVKFNRVYDNGANQIVISVPVTVSATEVEATLKQAANNYFSLGRISTDGKEQMVIRARTLIHPQPGLTKPLYLGSAYRTLGTKENDQIEIKLDRKALRELERNQAA, from the coding sequence ATGGACGTTACCATTTATCTCCGTTGGTCCGCCTACGCTACCATCGCCAGTTTTATCTTTATGGTACTGGCCTTTGTTTTTCGTTGGGGGTTCCGCTTTCGCCTGGTGGGGGTGACGAGCTTTATGACAGTTTTAACGATAGGCATTTTTGGCCTGGGTTTGGGCATGTTCGACCGCCCCACGGTGGAAGGCTCAGTGAAGTTCAATCGGGTGTACGACAATGGTGCTAACCAAATTGTCATCAGTGTGCCGGTGACAGTGTCCGCTACGGAAGTGGAAGCCACCCTCAAACAGGCCGCCAATAATTACTTTTCCCTGGGCCGCATTTCCACCGACGGCAAAGAACAAATGGTGATCCGGGCCCGAACCCTGATTCATCCCCAGCCTGGCCTAACTAAACCCCTCTATTTAGGCTCTGCTTACCGCACCCTGGGCACCAAAGAAAACGATCAGATTGAGATTAAACTTGACCGCAAAGCCCTCCGGGAATTAGAGCGCAACCAGGCCGCATGA
- a CDS encoding DUF29 domain-containing protein — protein sequence MVAELRKTNTNLYETDYNLWVLETVAKLKSRDLDGLDWDNLIEEVEDLSRRDKKKLKSLLRLLCEHLLKLTYWQSELQRNEGHWRREIRNFRKQINEELESSPSLRNYLSDIFDKCYRDGRELAADQSELPLSIFPEHPIATLEQVLDEDWLP from the coding sequence ATGGTTGCTGAACTCCGCAAAACCAATACAAATCTTTATGAGACAGACTACAATCTTTGGGTTTTAGAAACTGTCGCCAAGTTGAAAAGTCGAGACTTGGATGGTCTAGATTGGGACAATTTAATTGAGGAGGTGGAGGATTTGAGTCGGCGCGACAAAAAAAAGCTTAAAAGTCTTTTACGTCTACTGTGTGAACATCTTCTTAAACTCACATATTGGCAATCTGAGCTTCAAAGGAATGAAGGCCATTGGAGGAGAGAAATTCGTAATTTCCGGAAACAGATTAATGAAGAGTTAGAAAGTAGTCCAAGTTTACGAAACTATCTTAGTGACATCTTTGATAAATGTTATCGTGATGGGAGAGAATTGGCTGCTGACCAATCCGAACTTCCTCTCAGCATCTTTCCCGAACACCCCATTGCTACCCTTGAGCAGGTACTGGATGAAGATTGGTTGCCCTAG
- a CDS encoding DUF29 domain-containing protein: protein MVAELRKTNQNLYETDYNLWVLETVVKLKNKDLDNLDWENLIEEVEDLSRRDKKKLKSLLRLLFEHLLKLSYWKSEEQNNRNHWEAEIINFRQLIEDELADSPSLKVYLQEIWQECYQYGRKIAAKRSQLPLSTFPEEPIATLEQILNEDWLPYAIAR from the coding sequence ATGGTTGCTGAACTCCGCAAAACAAATCAAAATCTTTATGAGACAGATTACAATCTTTGGGTTTTAGAAACTGTTGTCAAACTAAAAAATAAAGATTTAGATAATCTGGATTGGGAGAATTTAATTGAGGAGGTAGAGGATTTGAGTCGGCGGGATAAAAAAAAGCTCAAAAGTCTTTTGAGGTTATTATTTGAACATTTATTAAAATTGTCCTATTGGAAAAGTGAGGAGCAGAACAATCGTAATCATTGGGAGGCCGAGATTATTAATTTTCGTCAATTGATTGAGGATGAATTAGCAGATAGTCCTAGTCTCAAAGTTTATTTGCAAGAAATTTGGCAAGAATGTTACCAGTATGGGCGCAAGATCGCGGCTAAGCGTTCTCAACTTCCCCTCAGTACATTTCCAGAGGAACCCATTGCTACCCTTGAACAAATATTGAATGAAGATTGGTTGCCCTATGCGATCGCCAGATAA
- a CDS encoding SDR family NAD(P)-dependent oxidoreductase yields MANQNFPAQNHPQTVVIVGASGGIGLGFVRYFLEQVPFPVKIWATYRQAIAELDHLAKENPDRLTLVPLDITEESQIAQFSQQLGKTEVNWLINCVGILHVEDNPPEKSLRHLQPSQLQQYFAVNSIGPVLLAKHFLPHLRHASPSVFATISAKVGSIGDNQLGGWYGYRASKAALNMLLKNTAIEYRRVAPQCAVILLHPGTTDTSLSQPFQKNVPPEKLFTVELTVKQLMAILLQVKPENSGTFYSWDGTILPW; encoded by the coding sequence ATGGCAAATCAGAATTTTCCAGCCCAAAATCATCCCCAAACGGTGGTCATAGTGGGGGCATCCGGGGGCATTGGTTTAGGCTTTGTCCGTTACTTTTTAGAACAAGTACCTTTCCCCGTCAAAATTTGGGCCACCTACCGTCAGGCGATCGCCGAGTTAGACCATTTAGCCAAGGAAAATCCTGATCGTTTAACCCTAGTGCCGTTGGATATCACTGAAGAGAGCCAGATTGCACAATTTAGCCAGCAATTAGGCAAAACTGAAGTCAATTGGCTAATTAATTGTGTGGGCATTCTCCATGTAGAAGATAACCCACCGGAAAAAAGTCTGCGCCATTTACAACCATCCCAATTACAGCAATATTTTGCCGTTAACAGCATTGGCCCAGTGTTGTTAGCCAAACATTTTTTACCCCATTTGCGCCATGCTTCCCCCAGTGTTTTTGCCACCATTTCCGCTAAAGTGGGCAGTATTGGGGATAACCAGTTGGGAGGATGGTACGGTTATCGAGCTTCTAAGGCGGCGCTGAATATGTTGCTCAAAAATACGGCGATCGAATATCGCAGAGTTGCGCCCCAATGTGCGGTAATTTTGCTCCACCCCGGCACCACTGATACGTCATTGTCCCAACCATTTCAGAAAAATGTCCCCCCAGAAAAGCTTTTCACAGTGGAACTTACTGTTAAGCAATTAATGGCGATTTTATTGCAAGTAAAACCGGAAAACAGCGGCACTTTCTATAGTTGGGATGGCACAATTTTGCCGTGGTAA
- a CDS encoding methyltransferase domain-containing protein, whose amino-acid sequence MTQTEIIKLHIGGKEVSPEWRIVDVLDRPEVDYVCNASNLSMFEDNSVDVIYASHVLEHFYYNIDDELTSTLKEWHRVLRIGGKLMISVPDLKTLCWLYLHPNSHPLERHHIMRMMFGGQMDVYDVHKVGLDEEILGMYLEMAGFENYERVTEFDLFQDCSLIRLADTYISLNVIALK is encoded by the coding sequence ATGACTCAAACTGAGATTATTAAGTTACACATTGGCGGCAAAGAAGTCTCCCCTGAATGGAGGATTGTTGATGTTTTAGATCGTCCAGAGGTTGATTATGTTTGCAATGCCAGCAATTTATCAATGTTCGAGGACAATTCGGTTGATGTAATATATGCTAGCCATGTCCTTGAACATTTTTATTACAACATCGACGATGAGTTGACCAGTACATTAAAGGAATGGCACCGAGTGCTTAGGATAGGGGGTAAGTTAATGATTAGTGTCCCAGACTTGAAGACTTTGTGTTGGTTATATCTGCACCCAAATTCCCATCCACTGGAACGTCATCACATTATGAGAATGATGTTCGGTGGACAAATGGATGTTTATGATGTCCATAAAGTGGGATTAGATGAAGAAATTTTGGGGATGTATTTGGAAATGGCGGGATTTGAAAATTATGAAAGGGTTACTGAATTTGATTTATTTCAAGACTGTAGTCTGATTAGGCTTGCAGATACTTACATAAGCTTAAATGTTATTGCATTGAAGTAA
- a CDS encoding alpha/beta fold hydrolase: MQLVNLHPPDRRRASLLYLPGLDGTGKLFYRQRLELVEHFNLLALRLTPGPLPDDWSAIAKALHQLIHQQQGLTLPLYLCGESFGGCLALAYSCLYPQEVAKLILVNPATAFDRRPWLQWGIPFHQWLPNALQTVTTLTGLPFLAAVERLQPQDRRQLLNAMRSIPPAIVAQRLALLQNFNQQELDLGKISSPSLILASGRDLLLPSVEEAHKLQRHLPKAMVKILPHSGHACLLEKELSLQKILQAAQWLPELVLLNKNS; this comes from the coding sequence ATGCAGTTAGTTAATCTTCATCCCCCCGATCGCCGCAGGGCAAGTCTGCTTTATTTGCCGGGGTTGGATGGTACGGGCAAATTATTTTATCGGCAACGACTGGAGTTGGTTGAGCACTTTAACCTACTGGCTCTGCGCCTAACTCCGGGGCCCCTTCCGGATGATTGGTCGGCGATCGCCAAGGCCCTGCACCAATTAATTCACCAACAGCAGGGATTAACATTACCCCTGTACCTCTGTGGGGAATCCTTCGGGGGATGCCTAGCCCTGGCTTATAGTTGTCTGTACCCCCAGGAGGTAGCCAAATTAATTTTGGTTAATCCCGCCACTGCCTTTGACCGTCGCCCTTGGTTACAGTGGGGCATTCCCTTCCATCAGTGGTTACCCAATGCCCTACAAACGGTCACTACCCTCACCGGACTGCCCTTTTTAGCCGCTGTAGAACGGTTACAGCCCCAGGATCGACGTCAGTTGCTCAATGCCATGCGCTCCATTCCCCCGGCGATCGTGGCCCAACGGTTAGCCCTATTGCAAAATTTCAACCAACAGGAATTAGATTTGGGAAAAATCAGCTCCCCCAGTTTAATTCTGGCCAGTGGTCGGGATTTACTACTGCCTTCCGTGGAAGAAGCCCATAAGTTGCAGAGGCATCTTCCCAAAGCCATGGTGAAAATATTGCCCCACAGCGGCCACGCCTGTTTGCTAGAAAAAGAATTATCCCTACAAAAGATTTTGCAAGCCGCCCAATGGTTACCGGAGCTAGTTTTGCTTAACAAAAATTCATGA